Genomic window (Methanosphaera sp. WGK6):
AAATAATATCAAATATAAAAGCAGATGCTCAAGCAAAATCTGATGAAATAATCTCCAAAGCAACATCTCAAAGTGAAAAAATAATTGCAGATGGAGAAATTCAAGCTCAAAACGAAAAAGAAGAAATTCTTACTTCCGCTAAAAAACAAGCTGAAATGAAATACCAACAAATTATTTCAGAAGCAAAAGTAAGCTCAAGAAGAAAAGAATTAGAAGCTCGTGAAGAGTTAATTGAAAAAGCTTTTAGAGTAGCATCAGAAAAAATCGAAAAACTAGCATCTGAAAATTCCGCAAATTATGTGGAATCTTTAAAAACAATGATTAAAGATGCTTCTATACAAGTAGGCGGAAATCAACTTGAAATACTCGTAAGAGCAGATGATGTTGATAACGTAAAAGCTATGATTGATGAAGTATCTGAATATGTTACAAAAGAAACTGGTAAAGAAACTTCTTTCATCATAGGAGAACCAATAGATGTTATTGGTGGAGCAGTTGTAAAAACTGTTGATGGTGAAGTAGAAGTAAAAAATACCATAGAAGCACGTATGCTTCGATATAGAAAACATCTAAGATCAGAGGTTGCTAAAAAACTATTTAGTTAGACGGAGGAGAATTAAATGGAAGAAAGCATTACAGGATTAATAACATCTTTCGGATTCTCTCCTGAGTCATTCATTGCATTATTAGTTGTGGTACTTGCTGTAATTGGAGCAATAATTGTAGTAATAACTTTCAGACCTTTAATGGAATATTACCCATATACTTATCCTAATGCTAGGGTAAGAGCAAAAATAGGTAAAATATTTAATGAAAAACAAATCACAGAATTAGCTGAATCCGAAACTCTTGATGAAGTAAAAAACTACTTAAGAGGACACAAAGATTATGCAAAATTTGTTGACAAATACCCAATTGAACAAGCTTTAGATGCAAATTTAGCTGAAACATATGATTTATTAGCAAGAATTGCTCCTAAAGATTTAAAACCAACATTTGATTTAATGTTAGATCAATGGGATATTAAAAACATTAAAAGTGTGTTAATTGCTAAAGAAGCAAAATTAAACGATGAAGAAACTCGTGAATTATTAGTACCTTATGGTGTATTAAAAAACCAGCAAGATAAATTACTTGAAGCAAACACTGTTCAAGATTTAATTGTAGCTCTTGAAGGAACACCATACTCAAGAATACTAGAAGATGCTTTACCTGATTTCAATGAAAATAAAACATTATTAACATTAGAATCAGCTTTAGATAATTACTACTATGAAAGATTACTAGCAAAATCAGCAAGTCAAGCTGATGATAACACTAGAATGTTACACAGTTACATAGGAACTAAAGTAGATATAGCTAACATAAAAGTTATCTTAAGAGCAAAAGCTGATAATCTTACATATGATCAAATTAATCCATATGTTATAAACAGTGGATATCAATTACGTGATTGGAAACTTAAAGAATTCATGGAATCAGAAGATATGAATTCACTATTAAGCAGTATTGAAAGTTCAGAATATGGTAGTATCATTGTAGATCACATACCTGAATTTAATGCAACACAATCTATCACAGTATTTGATGAAGCATTAGATACATATGAAAGAAAAATGGCAGAAAATATCTTTAAGAAACAACCATTTGGTGTAGGTCCAATAGTAGGTTTCATGAATAAAAAAGAAATTGAAATTAAAAATCTTAAAATTATTGCAAGAAGTAAAAAAGGATCTGCAATACCAAGTTCCGAAATTAAGGAGATGTTATTATGAAAAATGATATAGCTATAATGGCAGATCCAGATACCGTAACTGGTTTTATGTTAGGTGGAATCAAAAGTGGATTCCCAGTACATAATAAAGATGAAGCACAATCTACTTTAAAAGAATTAGTAGATAATGAATACTCTATCATTATCACTACAGAAAAAATTGGGGATGAATTAAGAGACGATATTACAAAATATACCGGATCTAAAGCATTACCAATGATAATAGAAGTACCTGATAAGTCAGGCTCACACAAAAGAGAAACTGACCCAATGAATGAACTTATTAAAAGAGTTATTGGGGTTGAGATGGTAAAATGATCACAGGAAAAATTATTAAAATTGCAGGTCCGGTTATTATCGGTGACGGTATGCGAGGTACCCAAGTACACGAAATGGTTCGTGTAGGTGACATCGGACTCATAGGTGAAATTATTGAACTTCACGGCGACACAGCTACAGTTCAAGTTTACGAAGAAACTGCTGGTATTAAACCAGGAGAAAAAATTGAAAGTACTGGTGGTCCACTCTCAGTAGAATTAGGTCCAGGTATACTTAAAGCTATCTATGATGGAATTCAAAGACCATTAGATGAAATTAAAGCAGTATCTGGAGACTTCATTCCTAGAGGGGTCGACGTACCAGCACTAGACAAAACAAAAGAATGGGAATTTAAACCTACAGCAAGTGTAGGCGACAAAGTAAATGGTGGAGACATCATTGGTACAGTAGATGAAACATCTGCTATTGTACACAAAATTATGATACCACCTACAATATCTGGTACAATTAAATCAATTGTAAGCCAAGGTAAATACAACATTGTTGAAGACATCGCAGAAGTTGAAACTGAAAACGGTGTAGAAACAGTTCAAATGATGCAAGTATGGCCTGTTCGTGTAGGAAGACCTTACGTAGAAAAATTAGATCCAGATGTACCACTTATAACTGGACAAAGAGCACAAGATACTTTCTTCTGTCTTGCAAAAGGTGGAACATCAGCTATGCCAGGACCATTCGGTTCAGGAAAAACTGTAACACAACAACAATTAGCTAAATGGGCAGATGCTGATATAGTAGTATATATTGGATGTGGAGAACGTGGAAACGAAATGACTGAAGTACTTACCGAGTTCCCTGAATTAGAAGACCCTAAAACAGGAAATCCATTAATGGACAGAACAGTTCTTATCGCAAACACTTCAAACATGCCTGTAGCAGCTAGGGAAGCATGTGTATACACAGGAATTACTATTGCAGAATACTTCAGAGATATGGGATATGATGTAGCACTTATGGCAGACAGTACTTCAAGATGGGCAGAAGCTATGAGAGAACTTTCTGGACGTCTTGAAGAAATGCCTGGTGAAGAAGGATATCCTGCATACTTAGCTTCAAGATTAGCACAATTCTATGAACGTGCAGGAAGAGTAACTACAATTGGTGCTCACAAAGCAGAAGCATCTGTAACAGTAGTTGGAGCAGTATCACCTCCTGGTGGTGACTTATCCGAACCTGTAACTCAAAACACTTTACGTATTGCAAAAGTATTTTGGGCATTAGATGCATCACTTGCAGACAGACGTCACTTCCCATCTATCAACTGGTTAAACAGTTACTCACTTTATGTTGATAGTATTACCAACTGGTGGAACACTGAAATCGGTGCAGATTGGGGTGAATTAAGAAACACTGCTATGGCTCTTTTACAAAAAGAATCAGAACTTAACGAAATTGTACAATTAGTTGGTCCTGATGCATTACCTCAAAAAGACCAAGTTACACTAGAATCAGCACGTATGTTAAGAGAAGACTTCCTTCAACAAAACGCATTTGATGACACAGATACATACTGTTCACCATCAAAACAATACAATATGCTCAAAACTATCTTACTTTACAACACAACAGCACAAGCAGCTTTAGCTGATGGTGCAGATGTAACTAAACTTGTAAACTTAGATGTAAGAGTAGATCTTGACAGAATGAAATATGTACCTGAAGATGAATTTGATGCAAAAGTTGAAGATATAAGAAATCGTATAACTAAAGAATGTAGTGAGGCTGGACAATGAATGATGTAGATATTAAAACAAGAGAATATACTACAGTAACAGAAGTTTCAGGACCTTTAATGGTTGTTCAAGGTGTAGAAGGTGCAGCATACAACGAGATTGTAGAAATTGAAACACCTTCTGGAGAAAATAGAACCGGACAAGTTCTTGAAGTACAAAATGATATTGCAGTAGTTCAAGTATTCGAAGGTACCAGTAACCTTAACACTGAATCAACAAAAGTTCGTTTCACTGGTGAAACAGCAAAAATAGGTTTATCCACTGATATGTTAGGAAGAATTTTCAATGGTATTGGTAAACCAATCGACGGTGGACCAGATATTATTCC
Coding sequences:
- a CDS encoding V-type proton ATPase subunit E, encoding MSVGADKIISNIKADAQAKSDEIISKATSQSEKIIADGEIQAQNEKEEILTSAKKQAEMKYQQIISEAKVSSRRKELEAREELIEKAFRVASEKIEKLASENSANYVESLKTMIKDASIQVGGNQLEILVRADDVDNVKAMIDEVSEYVTKETGKETSFIIGEPIDVIGGAVVKTVDGEVEVKNTIEARMLRYRKHLRSEVAKKLFS
- a CDS encoding V-type ATP synthase subunit C, translating into MEESITGLITSFGFSPESFIALLVVVLAVIGAIIVVITFRPLMEYYPYTYPNARVRAKIGKIFNEKQITELAESETLDEVKNYLRGHKDYAKFVDKYPIEQALDANLAETYDLLARIAPKDLKPTFDLMLDQWDIKNIKSVLIAKEAKLNDEETRELLVPYGVLKNQQDKLLEANTVQDLIVALEGTPYSRILEDALPDFNENKTLLTLESALDNYYYERLLAKSASQADDNTRMLHSYIGTKVDIANIKVILRAKADNLTYDQINPYVINSGYQLRDWKLKEFMESEDMNSLLSSIESSEYGSIIVDHIPEFNATQSITVFDEALDTYERKMAENIFKKQPFGVGPIVGFMNKKEIEIKNLKIIARSKKGSAIPSSEIKEMLL
- a CDS encoding V-type ATP synthase subunit F, which translates into the protein MKNDIAIMADPDTVTGFMLGGIKSGFPVHNKDEAQSTLKELVDNEYSIIITTEKIGDELRDDITKYTGSKALPMIIEVPDKSGSHKRETDPMNELIKRVIGVEMVK
- a CDS encoding ATP synthase subunit A, with the protein product MITGKIIKIAGPVIIGDGMRGTQVHEMVRVGDIGLIGEIIELHGDTATVQVYEETAGIKPGEKIESTGGPLSVELGPGILKAIYDGIQRPLDEIKAVSGDFIPRGVDVPALDKTKEWEFKPTASVGDKVNGGDIIGTVDETSAIVHKIMIPPTISGTIKSIVSQGKYNIVEDIAEVETENGVETVQMMQVWPVRVGRPYVEKLDPDVPLITGQRAQDTFFCLAKGGTSAMPGPFGSGKTVTQQQLAKWADADIVVYIGCGERGNEMTEVLTEFPELEDPKTGNPLMDRTVLIANTSNMPVAAREACVYTGITIAEYFRDMGYDVALMADSTSRWAEAMRELSGRLEEMPGEEGYPAYLASRLAQFYERAGRVTTIGAHKAEASVTVVGAVSPPGGDLSEPVTQNTLRIAKVFWALDASLADRRHFPSINWLNSYSLYVDSITNWWNTEIGADWGELRNTAMALLQKESELNEIVQLVGPDALPQKDQVTLESARMLREDFLQQNAFDDTDTYCSPSKQYNMLKTILLYNTTAQAALADGADVTKLVNLDVRVDLDRMKYVPEDEFDAKVEDIRNRITKECSEAGQ